A genomic stretch from Rubripirellula reticaptiva includes:
- a CDS encoding Kelch repeat-containing protein: MRFIFLPTVLLCLTTIARGAEPSPAPSWETISTNGQPTARHEAALVGFDGKLFLLGGRRINPVDVFDPATNTWTAKSPTPMELHHFQGVVVDDRIYLMGAMTGPYPKETPLEKIVVYFPKEDRFDFVHSIPESRRRGGAGAVYHDGMIYLIGGITNGHIDGCRNWLDRYDPKTGHWEILPDSPHTRDHFQAAVIGDRLYAAGGRDTSQATGEVFSRTQPIIDVFDFKTESWLPADQTPKLPTPRAGNSVVAIGGKLVVGGGESGNEKKAHDEIEVFDPASDSWSTYPPLGRGRHGTGLVVIGDSLYTASGSGNRGGSPELTTTERLKLNESN, translated from the coding sequence ATGCGTTTCATTTTCTTGCCCACCGTGCTGCTTTGCTTGACGACGATCGCCCGCGGCGCTGAGCCCAGTCCTGCACCAAGCTGGGAAACCATTTCCACCAATGGCCAACCGACCGCACGTCACGAAGCGGCGCTGGTGGGATTTGATGGCAAGTTGTTCTTGCTGGGCGGACGTCGCATCAATCCGGTGGACGTGTTTGATCCAGCAACGAATACATGGACGGCAAAGTCGCCGACCCCGATGGAGCTGCACCATTTTCAGGGCGTCGTGGTCGATGACCGCATCTACTTGATGGGCGCGATGACGGGGCCCTATCCGAAAGAAACACCGCTCGAAAAGATCGTCGTCTACTTTCCGAAGGAAGATCGATTTGACTTTGTCCATTCGATCCCCGAGTCGCGACGCCGGGGTGGCGCCGGTGCGGTCTATCACGATGGCATGATCTATCTGATTGGCGGCATCACAAACGGACACATCGATGGTTGCCGCAATTGGCTCGACCGATACGATCCGAAAACAGGTCACTGGGAAATCTTGCCCGACAGTCCCCACACCCGCGATCACTTTCAAGCCGCAGTGATTGGTGATCGACTGTACGCCGCAGGTGGACGCGACACATCGCAAGCTACTGGTGAAGTCTTCTCACGCACTCAGCCGATCATCGATGTGTTCGACTTCAAGACTGAATCGTGGCTGCCAGCGGATCAGACACCGAAGCTGCCGACGCCGCGAGCCGGAAACAGCGTCGTCGCAATCGGCGGCAAGCTGGTCGTCGGCGGCGGAGAGAGCGGCAACGAAAAAAAGGCACATGACGAGATCGAAGTCTTCGACCCAGCGTCGGATTCCTGGTCGACGTATCCGCCACTCGGCCGAGGCCGACATGGCACGGGACTGGTTGTGATCGGCGACAGCCTCTACACCGCATCGGGAAGCGGCAACCGAGGTGGCAGCCCCGAACTTACCACCACTGAACGCTTGAAATTGAACGAGTCAAACTGA
- a CDS encoding YqjF family protein has protein sequence MNDDRTWPLPSSPWIMRMQWSELLFAHWPIDADLIASKLPAGLEVDTFGGQAWVGVVPFQMSDVAPRGCPAVPWLSRFLELNVRTYVIKDGKPGVWFYSLDAANPVAVRIARKTFNLPYMDANMSIATKASNGEITYRSDRTHRREPAAIFDATYRPLGDVFHAEPGTLEHWLTARYCLYSANKRDAIYRGEIFHPPWQLRNASWQLRQNTMGNATNFDFQAEPHLLFAAPVDVQAWRPTRC, from the coding sequence ATGAACGATGACCGAACTTGGCCACTGCCGTCGTCGCCGTGGATCATGCGCATGCAGTGGTCCGAGTTGCTGTTCGCCCACTGGCCGATCGATGCTGATCTGATTGCGAGCAAGTTGCCGGCGGGATTAGAAGTCGACACTTTCGGCGGGCAAGCGTGGGTGGGAGTGGTACCGTTTCAGATGTCCGATGTCGCGCCACGAGGATGTCCCGCAGTCCCGTGGCTGAGTCGCTTTCTTGAACTGAATGTCCGAACCTATGTGATCAAAGACGGCAAACCAGGAGTCTGGTTCTATTCCCTCGATGCCGCCAATCCGGTCGCGGTTCGCATTGCAAGGAAAACGTTCAATCTGCCTTACATGGACGCCAACATGTCGATTGCGACAAAAGCGAGCAACGGTGAAATCACGTATCGTTCAGACCGAACTCACCGACGCGAACCAGCCGCAATTTTCGACGCAACGTATCGGCCTCTCGGTGACGTGTTCCATGCAGAACCGGGGACACTCGAGCACTGGCTGACGGCGCGGTATTGCCTGTACAGCGCCAACAAGCGTGATGCGATCTATCGTGGCGAGATCTTTCATCCACCTTGGCAATTACGGAACGCAAGCTGGCAACTCCGGCAGAACACAATGGGGAACGCAACCAATTTTGACTTTCAAGCCGAACCACACTTGTTGTTCGCCGCGCCCGTCGACGTCCAAGCTTGGCGGCCCACGCGATGCTAG
- a CDS encoding efflux RND transporter permease subunit translates to MIRWFTINGIAANFLMLAIIVAGSYVAINHVPLEVTPALSWNTVMIEMQYRGATAKDVEQAILIPIEAALEGVDGIDSLNADGFRGGAKFFLRATRGKDLRNLMDDVKARIDTITTFPAETEPPRVLIPESANYFDILQIAVMGNLSPHDMRRVSRQVQRDLLEMPGISRVDIRGDKESEVSIEANVEKLLAYNLTFQDLADAIRGFSIDLPAGAIDSNSGTFIVRTRGQAYSEDEFNDIPIRSTAGAEVRLGEVATIRDGFVEGDQKMFFNGKPALFVPVMRVGSESALGISNEVREYVRTARTRFPEGIELEVWDDESLAIRHRLSTLAWSLLQGGLFVLLILGMFIRPSLAFWIVIGIPVSFAGAALFMPWFDLTANVMSLFGFIIVTGIVVDDAIVTGENVYSKIMEGIDPLEAAIEGTREVATPVTFGALTTVVAFLPLMFFDGTWGDYARQVPPVVAPVLLFSLIESKLILPAHLKHLRRDTGRGLFARFQAAIASGLERFIVSIYQPTLRLAVRNRLAVVAGFVAMAMLMMGYCVGGRLGFVAFPSVDSTRISAKLELPSDTPLEVTERYVDRISDALDQLKTEFVDPGTGKSLVQNIVRLTGARRPGSDFDKSKGYLAFEVMPPEERTAPGPKNSDMATRWSELVGEMPEARRFETRSESSLVRDSEYDDEDLNIELRGPSSPEKSQVARDIRSLLDGYGDLKDQWANINERQDELEIRLKPRAAELGLTQSALASQIRQAFFGEEAQRLQRGVDDVRVMVRLPLEARQSLHTLDRMRIRTPRGAEVPLETIAEINLVKAPSHVERNERAEIIRLGAQPVDETVDVVGISKELAPKLDAMCLKNGLSYQFLGYVAEAEKTKRQTIVGATLLMLTLYGLLAIALKSLVQPIYVLLAVPFAIIGALVGHILLDLTPSYLSIFGMLALAGIAVNDTLVMVDYINRRQASGVSLHDAALEAGGKRFRPIFLTSITTFMGLLPLMMDESIQAQFLIPMAVSLAFGVLFATVITLYMVPCVVLIGADVGRHTKAAARWYWAPVANR, encoded by the coding sequence GTGATCCGGTGGTTCACGATTAATGGTATCGCGGCGAATTTCTTGATGCTGGCGATCATCGTCGCCGGCAGCTACGTCGCGATCAATCATGTACCGCTCGAGGTGACGCCGGCGCTGAGCTGGAACACGGTGATGATCGAGATGCAGTACCGCGGTGCGACGGCAAAAGATGTCGAACAGGCCATCCTGATCCCGATCGAGGCGGCGCTCGAAGGCGTCGACGGAATCGACTCGCTTAACGCGGACGGTTTTCGTGGCGGCGCCAAGTTCTTTCTGCGTGCGACTCGCGGTAAGGATTTGCGAAACTTAATGGACGACGTGAAGGCTCGGATCGACACGATCACGACATTCCCCGCCGAGACGGAACCACCGCGGGTGCTGATCCCCGAATCAGCCAACTACTTTGACATTCTGCAAATTGCCGTAATGGGCAATTTGTCGCCCCATGACATGCGCCGCGTTTCGCGACAGGTCCAACGAGACTTACTGGAGATGCCGGGCATTAGCCGCGTCGATATTCGCGGTGACAAAGAATCCGAAGTCTCGATTGAAGCCAACGTCGAAAAACTACTCGCCTACAACCTGACCTTTCAAGATTTGGCGGACGCGATTCGCGGATTCTCGATCGACCTGCCCGCCGGAGCGATCGACAGCAACAGTGGTACGTTCATCGTCCGAACTCGCGGGCAAGCGTATTCCGAAGACGAGTTCAACGACATTCCGATCCGCTCGACCGCCGGCGCCGAAGTACGACTCGGCGAAGTTGCGACGATTCGCGACGGCTTTGTCGAAGGGGATCAAAAAATGTTCTTCAACGGCAAGCCGGCGTTGTTCGTCCCAGTGATGCGAGTTGGCAGCGAAAGCGCACTGGGGATTTCAAACGAAGTTCGTGAGTACGTTCGAACGGCGCGAACTCGATTTCCCGAGGGTATCGAACTGGAGGTTTGGGACGATGAGTCGCTGGCGATTCGGCATCGGCTTAGCACGCTGGCGTGGTCTTTGCTGCAGGGCGGTTTGTTCGTGCTATTGATCCTGGGCATGTTCATTCGGCCGTCTTTGGCATTCTGGATCGTGATTGGCATTCCGGTTAGCTTCGCCGGCGCCGCCCTTTTCATGCCGTGGTTCGACCTGACCGCGAACGTGATGAGCCTGTTTGGATTCATTATCGTGACGGGCATCGTCGTCGATGATGCAATCGTGACGGGCGAAAACGTGTATTCCAAAATCATGGAAGGCATCGACCCGCTTGAAGCTGCCATTGAAGGCACTCGGGAAGTTGCAACGCCGGTCACCTTTGGTGCTCTTACGACAGTCGTTGCCTTTTTGCCGCTGATGTTTTTTGACGGCACGTGGGGCGACTATGCAAGGCAAGTTCCGCCCGTAGTAGCACCGGTGCTACTGTTTTCGCTGATCGAATCCAAGTTGATTTTACCGGCTCACTTGAAACACCTGCGCCGCGATACTGGGCGAGGCCTATTCGCACGATTCCAGGCTGCGATCGCATCGGGACTGGAACGGTTTATTGTGTCCATTTATCAACCAACTTTGCGATTAGCGGTCCGAAACCGCTTGGCTGTGGTTGCCGGATTTGTCGCGATGGCGATGTTAATGATGGGCTACTGTGTCGGCGGACGATTGGGCTTCGTCGCCTTTCCTTCAGTCGACAGCACACGGATCAGCGCCAAGCTTGAACTTCCTAGCGATACGCCACTCGAAGTTACCGAGCGATATGTGGATCGAATTTCCGATGCACTTGACCAACTGAAAACAGAGTTCGTTGATCCCGGCACTGGCAAATCGCTGGTTCAGAATATCGTTCGATTGACCGGTGCACGTCGGCCGGGATCGGATTTCGACAAGTCGAAAGGATACTTGGCTTTTGAGGTGATGCCGCCGGAAGAACGGACCGCGCCCGGCCCGAAGAACAGCGATATGGCGACACGATGGAGCGAATTGGTGGGCGAGATGCCCGAGGCGAGACGATTTGAAACGCGATCCGAATCGTCGCTCGTCCGAGATAGTGAGTACGACGACGAAGATCTAAACATCGAGCTGCGCGGACCATCGTCGCCCGAAAAGTCACAAGTTGCACGCGACATTCGATCGCTGCTCGATGGCTACGGTGACTTGAAAGATCAATGGGCCAACATCAACGAACGACAGGACGAACTGGAAATCCGTCTTAAACCGCGAGCCGCCGAACTTGGTCTGACACAGTCCGCATTGGCTAGCCAAATTCGCCAAGCATTCTTTGGCGAGGAAGCTCAGCGACTGCAACGCGGAGTCGACGACGTTCGCGTGATGGTACGATTGCCGCTTGAGGCGAGGCAATCGCTACACACGCTTGATCGCATGAGAATTCGGACACCGCGCGGCGCCGAGGTACCACTGGAAACGATCGCTGAGATCAATCTTGTGAAAGCGCCATCGCACGTCGAGCGTAACGAGCGCGCAGAAATCATTCGATTGGGCGCTCAACCAGTCGACGAGACCGTTGACGTGGTCGGCATTTCAAAGGAACTAGCTCCCAAACTCGATGCGATGTGCCTAAAAAATGGCCTCTCGTACCAGTTCCTTGGCTACGTCGCCGAAGCCGAGAAGACGAAACGGCAAACGATCGTCGGCGCGACGCTGCTGATGTTGACGCTTTACGGATTGCTGGCGATTGCGTTAAAGTCATTGGTACAGCCTATCTATGTCTTGCTGGCGGTTCCCTTCGCAATCATCGGCGCACTGGTAGGCCACATCCTGCTGGACCTGACGCCATCGTACCTTTCGATTTTTGGCATGCTGGCGCTCGCTGGCATCGCAGTCAACGACACGCTCGTTATGGTCGACTACATCAATCGACGCCAAGCAAGTGGTGTGTCGCTGCATGATGCGGCACTCGAAGCAGGCGGCAAACGGTTTCGTCCCATCTTCTTAACCTCGATCACAACATTCATGGGTCTGCTGCCCTTGATGATGGACGAGTCGATCCAAGCCCAATTCTTGATCCCGATGGCGGTATCGCTTGCCTTTGGAGTCCTGTTTGCAACGGTGATCACCTTGTACATGGTGCCTTGCGTGGTTCTGATCGGAGCCGACGTGGGCAGACACACCAAAGCGGCAGCGCGATGGTACTGGGCGCCAGTTGCCAACCGGTGA
- a CDS encoding efflux RND transporter periplasmic adaptor subunit: MKFLATAVIRLLLPIGILAAGGYGFSVLSVETEQEKSEPGEEQVIHSRVLPLVSSNYAVQIETNGVVGAHNRVTLSAEVTGTIRSTQLAFEVGSFFKTGDLLLDMDDRDYQTALKIAREQNKLAKATLKLAEAAHDRVQTLAQRNSASTSEVDADFASLVQAQSQVEITASAIDQAERNLQRTKIYAPFDGRVAAKLIGVGQLVSPGTALGDVFAVDFAEVRLPIAGRDLKHLTLPEMEGDEPVEVELHDAIDASSGSVWKAKIVRTEGSLDPDSLELFAIARINDPFALHSDHAILRIGQPVTATVTGETLSDVIAIPRDAVRRLDQVYLIDSDKLTLRSLTIDPLWSDAKHVIVPNHSFHQNDLLATSMLVYAPEGSSVRIIPDDDSITSLAGEPAEMEATP, from the coding sequence ATGAAGTTCTTGGCTACCGCTGTGATCCGTCTCCTGCTGCCGATTGGTATCCTTGCCGCCGGCGGATATGGGTTTTCGGTCTTGTCTGTCGAAACCGAACAAGAGAAATCGGAACCTGGGGAAGAACAGGTCATTCACAGTCGCGTGCTGCCACTTGTTTCGAGCAACTATGCCGTTCAGATCGAAACCAATGGTGTCGTCGGGGCACACAACCGGGTGACCTTGAGTGCTGAAGTCACCGGAACCATCCGGTCAACGCAGCTTGCCTTTGAAGTCGGTTCGTTCTTCAAGACCGGCGACCTGTTGTTAGACATGGATGACCGTGACTATCAGACCGCACTGAAGATCGCTCGAGAACAAAACAAGCTAGCCAAGGCGACGTTAAAACTAGCCGAAGCCGCGCACGACCGAGTCCAGACGCTTGCACAGCGCAATAGTGCTTCGACGTCCGAAGTCGACGCTGACTTTGCCTCACTCGTACAGGCCCAGTCACAGGTTGAAATCACAGCGTCGGCCATCGATCAGGCAGAACGAAACTTACAGCGAACAAAAATTTACGCACCGTTTGATGGTCGTGTTGCCGCCAAGTTGATCGGCGTTGGACAACTGGTCAGTCCCGGCACCGCGCTGGGCGACGTATTCGCCGTTGACTTTGCGGAGGTTCGATTGCCGATCGCCGGCAGAGACCTGAAACACTTGACGTTGCCCGAAATGGAAGGCGACGAGCCCGTCGAAGTCGAATTGCATGATGCCATCGACGCATCATCTGGATCCGTCTGGAAAGCCAAGATCGTTCGCACCGAAGGCAGCCTTGACCCGGACTCTTTGGAACTTTTCGCAATCGCCAGAATTAACGATCCGTTCGCACTGCACTCCGACCATGCGATTTTGCGAATCGGCCAGCCCGTTACTGCGACCGTTACCGGCGAGACACTCAGCGACGTGATTGCGATTCCTCGTGATGCCGTTCGCCGATTGGACCAGGTGTACCTGATTGACTCCGATAAGCTAACGCTGCGATCGCTGACGATTGATCCGCTTTGGTCGGATGCCAAACATGTCATCGTCCCCAATCATTCATTTCATCAAAACGATCTACTTGCCACGTCGATGCTGGTATATGCACCCGAGGGAAGCTCGGTGCGAATTATCCCTGACGACGACTCGATCACTTCGCTAGCGGGCGAGCCGGCTGAAATGGAAGCAACACCGTGA
- a CDS encoding PA4780 family RIO1-like protein kinase, translated as MKAPKRIEPLIEDGLVDEVLRSLMSGKEAQVFLVRCGQEIRCAKVYKDVTARSFKKSVQYQEGRQTRNSRRQRAMEKRSKFGRDEQEVVWQNAEVDALHLLAKAGVRVPKAYGLFDGVLLMELITGPDGEVAPRLNDITLSPEQAVKDHAKVMNYVLRMLCVGLIHGDLSEFNVLQNEDGPVIIDLPQVVNAAGNNHAKRMLQRDVDNITTYYAQYAPELTDSHYAEEIWELHEKGELKPDLKLTGEFTFSTKKADVASVLRIIDDAYEEERERQKRMLDQ; from the coding sequence TTGAAAGCACCCAAGCGCATTGAACCTTTAATCGAAGACGGTCTGGTTGACGAAGTCCTTCGATCCTTGATGAGCGGCAAAGAGGCGCAAGTTTTTCTTGTGCGTTGCGGCCAAGAGATTCGCTGCGCCAAGGTATACAAAGACGTTACTGCACGCAGCTTCAAGAAATCGGTACAGTATCAAGAAGGACGACAAACTCGCAACAGCCGTCGCCAGCGCGCGATGGAAAAGCGATCTAAGTTTGGTCGTGATGAACAAGAGGTGGTTTGGCAAAACGCCGAAGTTGATGCGTTGCACCTGCTTGCCAAAGCAGGCGTGCGAGTCCCAAAGGCCTATGGCCTTTTTGATGGCGTGTTGCTGATGGAGCTGATCACGGGCCCCGACGGCGAAGTCGCACCTCGCCTGAACGACATCACCCTGTCACCAGAACAAGCGGTAAAGGATCACGCCAAGGTGATGAATTATGTTTTGCGCATGCTCTGCGTCGGATTGATTCACGGTGACCTTTCAGAATTCAATGTCCTCCAAAACGAAGACGGGCCAGTCATCATTGACTTGCCGCAAGTCGTCAACGCCGCAGGCAACAACCACGCCAAACGTATGCTACAGCGTGATGTCGACAACATCACCACCTACTATGCACAGTATGCCCCCGAACTAACAGATTCCCACTATGCCGAAGAGATTTGGGAACTGCATGAAAAAGGCGAACTAAAACCCGACCTAAAACTAACGGGCGAGTTTACATTTTCAACCAAGAAAGCCGACGTCGCATCGGTGCTGCGCATCATCGACGATGCGTATGAAGAGGAGCGTGAACGCCAAAAGAGAATGCTCGACCAGTAA
- a CDS encoding nucleoside monophosphate kinase, whose translation MTEINEPKPNTFYVEVSGSGLPEVDGLFVPSTAPPVESESGTVSSPGYWNGKMAWDRADGKAARSPAISYSNSYQSWRISRLDGHLAYDITSDDAMPPTDREWHVYKKGVSPAPRVLVHHFDPRKPCPQPNVVFVLGGPGAGKGTMCELAESQLGWTHLSMGDLLRAERQAGGPTAAVIEEFAIAGKLVTNEIAVTLLKNTMELLTRTTGKYNFLLDGFPRSLANLDGWNQAMGKQMELPKMLFFECPYPVLENRILSRAKYTGRSDDNTDSLKLRFDTFKAETLPTVEFFRGKNRCVEIDTSQDRQTVYDLVSSHLAEYTEISFAAKPLTERAEMLLGLRPFPKDAPAS comes from the coding sequence ATGACCGAGATCAATGAGCCAAAACCGAACACTTTCTATGTTGAAGTCTCCGGATCTGGCCTGCCCGAAGTCGATGGACTGTTCGTACCTTCTACTGCGCCACCCGTCGAATCAGAATCGGGAACGGTATCAAGCCCGGGCTATTGGAACGGCAAAATGGCGTGGGACCGTGCTGATGGAAAAGCAGCTCGAAGCCCTGCGATTTCCTATTCCAACAGCTACCAGTCCTGGCGGATCTCGCGTCTCGACGGCCACCTTGCCTATGACATTACGTCCGATGACGCGATGCCGCCAACAGACCGAGAATGGCATGTCTATAAAAAGGGGGTCTCGCCTGCGCCTCGGGTCCTGGTCCATCACTTCGACCCAAGAAAGCCATGCCCCCAACCCAATGTCGTCTTTGTCCTCGGTGGCCCCGGTGCCGGAAAAGGAACGATGTGCGAACTTGCCGAGTCTCAACTCGGCTGGACTCATTTATCGATGGGAGACCTGCTGCGCGCCGAGCGACAGGCCGGCGGTCCGACGGCGGCAGTGATCGAAGAGTTCGCAATTGCTGGAAAGCTAGTCACCAACGAAATCGCGGTAACATTGCTAAAGAACACAATGGAGCTTTTGACGCGAACGACGGGAAAGTACAACTTCCTGCTTGACGGATTTCCACGATCGCTTGCCAACCTGGATGGATGGAACCAAGCCATGGGAAAGCAAATGGAACTTCCGAAAATGCTATTTTTCGAGTGTCCTTATCCTGTGCTTGAAAACCGCATTTTGAGTCGTGCCAAATACACCGGCCGAAGTGACGACAACACCGACAGCCTGAAGCTAAGGTTTGACACTTTCAAGGCAGAAACACTGCCAACGGTCGAGTTCTTTAGGGGCAAGAATCGGTGCGTTGAGATCGACACCAGCCAAGACCGCCAGACCGTCTACGACCTAGTCAGCAGCCACCTAGCGGAATACACCGAGATCTCGTTCGCGGCCAAACCGCTCACCGAGCGAGCAGAGATGTTGCTCGGCCTAAGGCCGTTCCCCAAAGATGCTCCAGCCTCCTAA